The proteins below come from a single Lineus longissimus chromosome 5, tnLinLong1.2, whole genome shotgun sequence genomic window:
- the LOC135488794 gene encoding U3 small nucleolar RNA-associated protein 14 homolog A-like: MDEKLQKIMKKTKNTMKIAGIMEVESVDSTTEDISASEDEGHQEKHEKLLDAIAELDGKKRKRKDLRIEPSSQVSEFNLATAASQNQVVLHELVGILKDTSSQKDIRKKLKSAKTKKVLPTPLNKFEQERVERSLAYEKNQKEVSKWLPIVQKNRQAKQLHFPLQKSSVKLETTDNLVQKFQPRTPLELEVAKMLHGSDHVLSKERMLTRAEERALKAMNLEEAKARRAELQKYRALLSYKEAKARRQNKIKSKKYHRILRKETLKKGQRALEDLKTSDPKAYGEKLALLEKERMQERMSLKHKGGSKFMAKQMIYGKYNKEARDNVQEMVKKNKELTTKIAIESDSESESELVKAAPAENKDKKTMFSPWTGSSLSGANPWMEPVKAKLPINYTRPEAMVNTEVVIVSDGEIGDVVSDMDTSEPQRRPVEEVIFDSEEESDSDSVVVISNSENKPVVIAQGTSSVVEEVTLSSSDSEEEQSPSVMEEVVLSSSDSDEVQVINEKDIDELFDELERRKNKRNQESKQEKVHKKVPLKKQKNNKKRKQKVEKIDSDDDDQQKLEALEVQDGGEELTTGSLLRKQTLEELGEWSDSEAGSAKQPRLEADCENISNNKSKSMNSAEKDISIDPKLVLTVETKIKNSLASNVVSDEEEGEDEDAQRMTISEAFVDDDVMEEFSKEKKAAIDRDKPKDLDLTLPGWGDWGGTGLVVSKRKRKRFRIKAAPAPPRKDSNLDNVILSETKDNSVAKHQVSNLPYTYNNVKQFESSVRAPIGKTWNPETSFRDLTKPKVLTRAGTIIEPMDDSVKYKKQKEMKKPMENKKVIKKYNNKSKKGKHKK, encoded by the exons ATGGATGAGAAACtccaaaaaatcatgaaaaaaactAAAAATACTATGAAAATCGCTGG AATAATGGAAGTGGAATCTGTTGACTCTACTACTGAAGACATCAGTGCCAGTGAAGATGAG GGTCATCAGGAGAAGCATGAAAAGCTGTTAGATGCAATTGCCGAGCTTGATGGAAAGAAGAG GAAACGGAAGGATTTGCGGATTGAACCATCATCTCAAGTCTCTGAATTCAACTTGGCAACAGCCGCCA GCCAAAATCAAGTTGTCCTTCACGAACTTGTGGGCATCTTAAAGGACACTAGCAGCCAAAAAGATATCAGGAAAAAACTCAAGTCAGCCAAGACCAAGAAAGTCCTCCCAACACCACTGAACAAGTTTGAGCAGGAACGAGTTGAAAGATCTCTTGCCTATGAAAAGAACCAGAAAGAAGTCAGCAAATGGTTGCCTATTGTTCAGAAGAATAGACAGGCAA AGCAACTACATTTCCCACTCCAAAAGTCCAGTGTAAAACTTGAAACAACAGACAACCTCGTGCAGAAATTCCAGCCACGAACCCCACTTGAGTTGGAAGTTGCCAAGATGCTGCATGGGAGTGATCATGTCTTGTCAAAAGAGAGAATGCTTACACGGGCTGAGGAGAGAGCATTGaaggctatgaacttggaaGAG GCCAAAGCAAGGAGGGCAGAATTGCAGAAATACAGAGCTTTGTTGTCTTACAAAGAGGCCAAGGCTCGGAGGCAGAATAAGATCAAGAGCAAAAA GTACCACCGAATATTACGCAAAGAAACGCTAAAGAAGGGACAAAGAGCTCTTGAAGACCTCAAGACATCTGACCCAAAGGCCTATGGGGAGAAACTCGCCCTACTGGAAAAAGAAAGAATGCAG GAGCGAATGAGTTTGAAGCACAAGGGAGGGAGTAAATTCATGGCCAAACAAATGATCTATGGAAAGTACAATAAGGAG GCCAGAGACAATGTGCAAGAAATGGTAAAGAAAAACAAGGAGTTGACCACAAAAATTGCCATAGAGAGCGACAGCGAGTCGGAATCTGAACTGGTCAAAGCCGCGCCTGCTGAAAACAAGGACAAGAAGACGATGTTTAGTCCGTGGACTGGTTCGAGTCTCTCCGGGGCAAACCCATGGATGGAGCCAGTCAAAGCCAAATTGCCGATAAATTATACCCGTCCGGAGGCTATGGTGAATACTGAGGTGGTGATAGTTAGTGATGGCGAAATAGGAGATGTGGTGTCTGATATGGACACATCTGAGCCTCAGAGGCGACCTGTGGAAGAGGTGATCTTTGACTCTGAGGAGGAATCGGATTCTGATTCAGTAGTGGTTATTTCTAACTCTGAAAATAAACCTGTTGTGATTGCACAGGGGACTTCGTCTGTTGTGGAAGAGGTCACATTATCAAGCTCTGATTCTGAGGAAGAGCAGTCTCCTTCTGTGATGGAAGAGGTTGTGTTGTCGAGTTCAGATTCAGATGAGGTGCAGGTCATTAATGAAAAGGACATTGATGAGTTATTCGATGAGCTTGAGAGAAGGAAAAATAAGCGCAATCAAGAAAGCAAACAAGAGAAAGTCCATAAAAAAGTGCctctgaaaaaacaaaagaataaTAAGAAAAGGAAGcagaaagttgaaaaaatagacagtgatgatgatgatcagcagAAATTAGAGGCTTTAGAAGTTCAGGATGGTGGGGAGGAATTGACGACCGGTTCTTTGCTGCGGAAGCAGACACTTGAGGAGTTGGGGGAGTGGTCAGATTCAGAGGCGGGCAGTGCAAAGCAGCCGAGATTGGAGGCCGATTGTGAAAACATTTCTAACAATAAAAGCAAATCAATGAATTCAGCAGAAAAGGACATTTCGATAGATCCCAAACTAGTCCTGACTGTTGAAACTAAAATCAAAAATAGTTTAGCGTCGAATGTGGTATCTGACGAGGAGGAGGGAGAAGACGAGGATGCCCAGAGGATGACGATCAGTGAAGCATTCgtcgatgatgacgtcatggagGAGTTTTCCAAAGAGAAGAAAGCTGCTATTGATCGAGATAAGCCCAAGGATTTGGACCTGACCTTGCCTGGATGGGGAGACTGGGGTGGAACAGGCCTTGTTGTGTCAAAAAGGAAGAGAAAGAG GTTCCGTATTAAGGCTGCTCCAGCACCTCCCCGCAAAGACTCAAACCTGGACAATGTCATCCTAAGTGAGACCAAGGACAACAGTGTTGCAAAACATCAG GTGAGCAACCTACCATATACCTACAACAACGTGAAACAGTTTGAAAGTAGTGTCAGGGCACCAATTGGTAAAACGTGGAACCCAGAGACGTCATTCCGAGACTTAACGAAACCTAAGGTGCTGACTCGGGCAGGTACAATCATCGAACCCATGGATGATAGTGTAAAGTATAAAAAACAAAAGGAAATGAAGAAACCAATGGAGAACAAGAAAGTGATAAAAAAGTACAATAATAAGTCTAAAAAAGGAAAACACAAGAAATGA